A genomic segment from Spinacia oleracea cultivar Varoflay chromosome 3, BTI_SOV_V1, whole genome shotgun sequence encodes:
- the LOC130470234 gene encoding uncharacterized protein isoform X2, whose product MAKNRGKNKFVVGSSSERENVPSGRLPKSSRGRPSERPLEKSSIGWDASEDERATSGERAGFSGVRRRYSEFPVHWSEADPKGKYASILHETTQIDGPLEKSVSGDWLVEAKLGNYHRKAEELYGIQHALGYWCELPEQERPRVTHPPRGFISVYTHHLENGLRFPLDPFVSEVLVSYNISLAQLTPKSMRHIIGFRWVCDFVNFPCSVAIFRDLHDLVLNHASKGDGYGWWTIVNKKSRKRGDPNYITAYPYLSSDHNWKTEWLLVRVPTDPKHPNFYRPPKWFVAPDPDMRGVAAPDRNHRHYVDLLQWFLAQEDNHRLPSSWLPNLNYILREDILAVAGLSRIFDREYGFSCIDPKKLGISLDLKTIHDPAPEYKFGKDNPRNPRLKDYVLSPLGVARISEVRADPWDSASSVEAVPVKVVLPELKTTSDPDQRKRKGSTLLRPSTHPKKAKASQPSEKEAVSEVMPPPKNLLHFMPLPGQKLKSVVVAEPPAVDQPLIEEDIIPSPLKPSAALGIEIQDITEVMEAIEADFVPGSDVPEVAGEKKESADLPFEREKSPDKEMIDLSGPEAAVPEVQKEVPSAGEEEQPEQGLTRKRRHSTLGSTSTSALDRLIHADPCSDVPLKRIPEEVREAMARYARAPILGEDPLAHVGSLVGPEAARENLLRANPQWRVPGAEERNPAMMAQYYLNEAVFWSSFASECSSVEEKQLRKYREAYARDIPILDQKAGQLLSELTELKQLYLHYSREARESAEKIGTEVGQLIFRVEEDAEKIASFAEEKKDMAAKFASELEEKDRLFQEMKSKFEAADKERKEAELRLHHFVQHRELIQQQADKVPVLRLKLREKDDYIRKLEQERVNLYTADQCREQYWNGILGARRMFAKHMPHFPWNEKVPLWMQAEDHLVECQADRDEAEAERQAALAEARAQKATSEGDTTAGGSSKDAPLGAASETPKS is encoded by the exons atggcaaagaataggggcaaaaaCAAGTTCGttgttggctcctctagtgagagagagaacgtgccttcggggagGTTACCGAAATCTTCGAGGGGTCGACCTTCGGAGAGGCCGTTGGAGAAGAGTTcgattggttgggatgcttccgaaGATGAACGTGCAACCTCTGGTGAGAGAGCTGGTTTTTCGGGTGTTCGTCGTCGTTACtccgagtttccagttcattggtcggaagctgatccgaagggcaagtatgcctcaattttgcatgagaccacgcagatcgacggtccgttggagaaatcggtcagcggtgactggttggtggaagcgaagttagggaattatcatcggaaggccgaggagctatacggaattcagcatgccttggggtactggtgcgagcttcctgaacaagagcgtcctcgggtgactcatccaccgagggggttcatttccgtgtatactcaccatttggagaatggtctccgctttcctttggatccgttcgtatccgaggttttggtgtcgtacaacattagtttggcccagctcacacccaaatctatgaggcacataatcggatttagatgggtgtgtgacttcgtcaatttcccttgctctgtcgctatttttcgggatcttcacgatctggttctcaaccatgcttccaagggtgatgggtatggttggtggaccattgtcaacaagaagtcccgaaagaggggggatccgaactacatcacggcgtacccctaccttagctctgaccacaattggaagacggagtggttgctcgtccgtgtgccgacggatccgaagcatcccaacttttatcgtcctccgaagtggttcgtggctcctgatcctgatatgagggGTGTGGCGGCTCCAGATCGGAACCATCGCCACTATGTGGacctcctccagtggttcttggctcaagaggataaccaccgactgccgtctagctggctcccgaatctcaattacattctgagggaggacattcttgctgttgccggtctcagcaggatttttgacaggg agtacggctttagctgcattgatcctaagaagttgggcatttctttggatttgaagactattcacgacccggctcccgagtacaagttcggaaaagataaccctcgtaatcctcgtctgaaggattacgtgttgtctcctttgggggttgctcggatatccgaagttcgagctgatccgtgggattccgcCTCTTCTGTTGAAGCTGTTCCTGTGAAGGTTGTGCTTCCTGAGTTGAAGACGActtcggatccg gatcaacgcaaaaggaagggtagcactcttttgaggccttccacgcatccgaagaaagcgaaggcttctcagccctcggagaag GAAGCagtttcggaagtcatgcctcctcctaagaatcttcttcacttcatgcccttgccagggcagaagttaaagagtgtggtggttgctgaaCCGCCGGCCGTGGATCAGCCGCTgatcgaggaagatatcatccCTTCTCCCCTTAAACCATCTGCTGCTTTGGGGATCgaaatccaggatatcaccgaggtgatggaggcgattgaagccgattttgttcctggttcggatgtccctgaggtagctggggagaagaaggagtctgctgatcttcccttcgagagggagaagagtccagacaaggagatgatagatctctcgggccccgaagctgcggtccccgaggttcagaaggaggttccctctgctggagaggaggagcagcccgagcaaggtttgacgaggaagaggcgccactcaactttgggttctacttctacctcggccctggataggctgatccatgctgatccctgttcggatgttccgctaaaacggatccccgaagaagtaagggaggcgatggctcgatatgccagggctccgattttgggagaggaccctttggctcacgtgggatccttggtgggccccgaggctgctcgggagaatctgcttcgtgctaacccgcagtggagggttcctggggccgaagagaggaatccggcaatgatggcccagtactatctgaacgag gctgttttctggtcttcgttcgcttccgagtgtagctcggttgaggagaaacaactgaggaaatatcgtgaggcttatgctcgtgatattcccattttggaccagaaggctgggcaactcctctccgagcttacggaactcaagcagctgtaccttcactatagtcgcgaggctagagagtctgctgagaagatcgggaccgaggttggccagctcatcttccgagttgaagaggatgctgagaagatcgcttcctttgctgaggagaagaaggatatggccgctaagttcgctagcgaacttgaGGAAAAAGATAGACTCTTCCAGGAGATGAAGTCTAAATTTGAAGCGGCCGACAAGGAGCGTAAAGAGGCGGAGTTAAGGCTCCACCATTTTGTCCAGCATCGGGAGCTGATCCAGCAGCAAGCTGATAAGGTGCCTGTCCTTCGGCTGAAGCTTCGGGAAAAAGATGACTATATTCGGAAGCTGGAGCAGGAGCGAGTcaacctctacactgctgatcagtgtagagagcagtactggaacggcatcctgggtgctcggcgcatgtttgcgaagcacatgcctcacttcccttggaacgagaaagttcctctatggatgcaggccgaggaccacttggtggaatgccaagctgatcgagatgaagctgaagctgaacgccaagctgctcttgcagaggctcgggcccagaaggcaacttccgaaggtgataccactgctgggggttcttcgaaggatgctcccctaggggccgcttctgagactcccaagagttag
- the LOC130470234 gene encoding uncharacterized protein isoform X1 — translation MAKNRGKNKFVVGSSSERENVPSGRLPKSSRGRPSERPLEKSSIGWDASEDERATSGERAGFSGVRRRYSEFPVHWSEADPKGKYASILHETTQIDGPLEKSVSGDWLVEAKLGNYHRKAEELYGIQHALGYWCELPEQERPRVTHPPRGFISVYTHHLENGLRFPLDPFVSEVLVSYNISLAQLTPKSMRHIIGFRWVCDFVNFPCSVAIFRDLHDLVLNHASKGDGYGWWTIVNKKSRKRGDPNYITAYPYLSSDHNWKTEWLLVRVPTDPKHPNFYRPPKWFVAPDPDMRGVAAPDRNHRHYVDLLQWFLAQEDNHRLPSSWLPNLNYILREDILAVAGLSRIFDREYGFSCIDPKKLGISLDLKTIHDPAPEYKFGKDNPRNPRLKDYVLSPLGVARISEVRADPWDSASSVEAVPVKVVLPELKTTSDPGPGTDAVPRAVPSVSSPARIDISLSRNRDQRKRKGSTLLRPSTHPKKAKASQPSEKEAVSEVMPPPKNLLHFMPLPGQKLKSVVVAEPPAVDQPLIEEDIIPSPLKPSAALGIEIQDITEVMEAIEADFVPGSDVPEVAGEKKESADLPFEREKSPDKEMIDLSGPEAAVPEVQKEVPSAGEEEQPEQGLTRKRRHSTLGSTSTSALDRLIHADPCSDVPLKRIPEEVREAMARYARAPILGEDPLAHVGSLVGPEAARENLLRANPQWRVPGAEERNPAMMAQYYLNEAVFWSSFASECSSVEEKQLRKYREAYARDIPILDQKAGQLLSELTELKQLYLHYSREARESAEKIGTEVGQLIFRVEEDAEKIASFAEEKKDMAAKFASELEEKDRLFQEMKSKFEAADKERKEAELRLHHFVQHRELIQQQADKVPVLRLKLREKDDYIRKLEQERVNLYTADQCREQYWNGILGARRMFAKHMPHFPWNEKVPLWMQAEDHLVECQADRDEAEAERQAALAEARAQKATSEGDTTAGGSSKDAPLGAASETPKS, via the exons atggcaaagaataggggcaaaaaCAAGTTCGttgttggctcctctagtgagagagagaacgtgccttcggggagGTTACCGAAATCTTCGAGGGGTCGACCTTCGGAGAGGCCGTTGGAGAAGAGTTcgattggttgggatgcttccgaaGATGAACGTGCAACCTCTGGTGAGAGAGCTGGTTTTTCGGGTGTTCGTCGTCGTTACtccgagtttccagttcattggtcggaagctgatccgaagggcaagtatgcctcaattttgcatgagaccacgcagatcgacggtccgttggagaaatcggtcagcggtgactggttggtggaagcgaagttagggaattatcatcggaaggccgaggagctatacggaattcagcatgccttggggtactggtgcgagcttcctgaacaagagcgtcctcgggtgactcatccaccgagggggttcatttccgtgtatactcaccatttggagaatggtctccgctttcctttggatccgttcgtatccgaggttttggtgtcgtacaacattagtttggcccagctcacacccaaatctatgaggcacataatcggatttagatgggtgtgtgacttcgtcaatttcccttgctctgtcgctatttttcgggatcttcacgatctggttctcaaccatgcttccaagggtgatgggtatggttggtggaccattgtcaacaagaagtcccgaaagaggggggatccgaactacatcacggcgtacccctaccttagctctgaccacaattggaagacggagtggttgctcgtccgtgtgccgacggatccgaagcatcccaacttttatcgtcctccgaagtggttcgtggctcctgatcctgatatgagggGTGTGGCGGCTCCAGATCGGAACCATCGCCACTATGTGGacctcctccagtggttcttggctcaagaggataaccaccgactgccgtctagctggctcccgaatctcaattacattctgagggaggacattcttgctgttgccggtctcagcaggatttttgacaggg agtacggctttagctgcattgatcctaagaagttgggcatttctttggatttgaagactattcacgacccggctcccgagtacaagttcggaaaagataaccctcgtaatcctcgtctgaaggattacgtgttgtctcctttgggggttgctcggatatccgaagttcgagctgatccgtgggattccgcCTCTTCTGTTGAAGCTGTTCCTGTGAAGGTTGTGCTTCCTGAGTTGAAGACGActtcggatccg ggtcctgggactgacgctgtgccgcgtgccgttccttcggtttcatctccggctcggatagatatctctttatctaggaaccgg gatcaacgcaaaaggaagggtagcactcttttgaggccttccacgcatccgaagaaagcgaaggcttctcagccctcggagaag GAAGCagtttcggaagtcatgcctcctcctaagaatcttcttcacttcatgcccttgccagggcagaagttaaagagtgtggtggttgctgaaCCGCCGGCCGTGGATCAGCCGCTgatcgaggaagatatcatccCTTCTCCCCTTAAACCATCTGCTGCTTTGGGGATCgaaatccaggatatcaccgaggtgatggaggcgattgaagccgattttgttcctggttcggatgtccctgaggtagctggggagaagaaggagtctgctgatcttcccttcgagagggagaagagtccagacaaggagatgatagatctctcgggccccgaagctgcggtccccgaggttcagaaggaggttccctctgctggagaggaggagcagcccgagcaaggtttgacgaggaagaggcgccactcaactttgggttctacttctacctcggccctggataggctgatccatgctgatccctgttcggatgttccgctaaaacggatccccgaagaagtaagggaggcgatggctcgatatgccagggctccgattttgggagaggaccctttggctcacgtgggatccttggtgggccccgaggctgctcgggagaatctgcttcgtgctaacccgcagtggagggttcctggggccgaagagaggaatccggcaatgatggcccagtactatctgaacgag gctgttttctggtcttcgttcgcttccgagtgtagctcggttgaggagaaacaactgaggaaatatcgtgaggcttatgctcgtgatattcccattttggaccagaaggctgggcaactcctctccgagcttacggaactcaagcagctgtaccttcactatagtcgcgaggctagagagtctgctgagaagatcgggaccgaggttggccagctcatcttccgagttgaagaggatgctgagaagatcgcttcctttgctgaggagaagaaggatatggccgctaagttcgctagcgaacttgaGGAAAAAGATAGACTCTTCCAGGAGATGAAGTCTAAATTTGAAGCGGCCGACAAGGAGCGTAAAGAGGCGGAGTTAAGGCTCCACCATTTTGTCCAGCATCGGGAGCTGATCCAGCAGCAAGCTGATAAGGTGCCTGTCCTTCGGCTGAAGCTTCGGGAAAAAGATGACTATATTCGGAAGCTGGAGCAGGAGCGAGTcaacctctacactgctgatcagtgtagagagcagtactggaacggcatcctgggtgctcggcgcatgtttgcgaagcacatgcctcacttcccttggaacgagaaagttcctctatggatgcaggccgaggaccacttggtggaatgccaagctgatcgagatgaagctgaagctgaacgccaagctgctcttgcagaggctcgggcccagaaggcaacttccgaaggtgataccactgctgggggttcttcgaaggatgctcccctaggggccgcttctgagactcccaagagttag
- the LOC110779424 gene encoding 1-Cys peroxiredoxin: MPGITIGDKVPNLEVETTKGKFKLHDYFADTWTILFSHPGDFTPVCTTELGMMAAYADNFTQKGAKLLGLSCDDISSHNEWIKDVEAYSGGHKVTYPIIADPKREIIKQLNMVDPDEKSSNGQPLPSRALHIVGPDKMVKLSFLYPATTGRNMDEVVRVLESLQKAAKHKVATPVNWKPGQKVVISPSVNNDQAKEMFPQGYEIADLPSKKDYLRFTNV, translated from the exons ATGCCAGGAATAACAATAGGAGATAAGGTGCCAAACCTTGAAGTGGAGACTACGAAGGGAAAATTCAAGCTCCATGATTATTTTGCTGATACCTGGACCATTCTCTTCTCTCATCCAG GTGACTTTACACCAGTATGTACAACAGAATTAGGAATGATGGCTGCTTATGCTGATAATTTCACACAAAAAGGGGCGAAGCTTTTGGGTCTATCTTGTGACGATATTTCCTCTCACAACGAGTGGATCAAGGACGTTGAAGCCTATTCt GGAGGACACAAGGTGACGTACCCGATAATAGCAGATCCAAAGAGGGAGATAATAAAGCAACTTAATATGGTGGACCCTGATGAGAAAAGCTCCAACGGACAGCCACTTCCTTCTCGTGCTTTACATATTGTTGGTCCTGATAAAATG GTGAAGCTGAGTTTCCTATATCCAGCAACAACAGGGAGGAACATGGACGAGGTGGTGAGGGTGTTGGAGTCCCTGCAGAAAGCAGCCAAACACAAGGTGGCCACCCCTGTTAATTGGAAACCCGGTCAAAAAGTGGTGATATCTCCAAGTGTCAacaatgatcaagctaaggagATGTTTCCTCAAGGCTATGAGATCGCTGATCTACCTTCCAAAAAGGACTATCTCCGCTTCACTAACGTCTAG
- the LOC110779423 gene encoding uncharacterized protein: MNHLSTPTCFLTLSVLLLTFLHLLIPSSSECRSQCGTIPIHYPFSIDDGCGAPQFRNMFTCNTSSLALFFITPNGNYKVQSIDYKTQTLTVYDPDMSTCTVLQPHHDLRLSDIQYAIIPPSSDTVFALLNCSVDSPILHRFSSLCFEFAGHKCQELYSSCNSFRIFTTGGLANPGMTNSTGPDGYFYGGGNNFNNNNNNNTGFGGGVTSGGFGGGVTSGGGGGNNMGPGVGTGMETPLGSSNNNMGSGAPIGGNEMPPPPCCFTGYSTVKVMSMDILDCTHFTSFYDVDKLRGVTPMDWSYGLKFSYSVPDMGCQRCTKSGGSCGFDVQTEALLCLCPDSNNSTRQCGNDIDAGRRWTPSIMLQAFITCLGVLLLC; this comes from the exons ATGAATCATCTCTCAACCCCCACTTGTTTCCTTACCCTCTCCGTTCTCCTCCTCACCTTCCTCCACCTCCTCATCCCTTCCTCCTCAGAGTGCCGCTCACAATGCGGCACAATCCCGATCCACTACCCCTTTAGCATCGATGACGGTTGCGGAGCCCCACAGTTTCGCAACATGTTCACATGTAACACCTCATCCCTTGCTCTCTTCTTCATCACTCCAAATGGCAACTATAAAGTCCAGTCCATAGATTACAAGACTCAAACCCTTACGGTCTACGACCCTGACATGTCCACGTGTACGGTCTTACAACCTCACCATGACCTTCGACTCTCCGACATTCAGTATGCCATTATCCCCCCTTCTTCTGACACTGTCTTCGCTCTCCTTAACTGCTCCGTCGACTCCCCAATACTACACCGTTTTAGCTCCCTTTGCTTTGAGTTTGCTGGTCATAAGTGTCAGGAGCTCTACTCTTCATGTAACTCCTTCCGCATTTTCACCACCGGCGGGTTGGCTAACCCCGGTATGACTAATAGTACCGGTCCTGACGGATACTTTTACGGTGGGGGTAATAAttttaacaataacaataacaataatactGGCTTTGGTGGCGGTGTTACTAGTGGTGGCTTTGGTGGCGGTGTTactagtggtggtggtgggggtAATAATATGGGGCCAGGGGTAGGGACAGGAATGGAGACACCACTTGggagtagtaataataatatgGGGTCGGGGGCACCAATTGGGGGTAACGAGATGCCCCCGCCCCCATGTTGTTTCACGGGGTATAGTACGGTAAAGGTAATGAGTATGGATATACTAGACTGTACACATTTTACGAGTTTTTATGATGTAGATAAATTAAGAGGAGTAACGCCAATGGATTGGTCGTATGGGTTGAAGTTTAGCTACAGCGTGCCGGATATGGGGTGTCAGAGATGTACTAAATCAGGTGGGAGTTGTGGCTTTGATGTTCAAACTGAAGCATTGCTCTGCCTTTGTCCTGATTCAAACAACTCTACTAGACAATGTG GAAATGATATAGACGCTGGTAGACGTTGGACTCCATCAATCATGCTTCAAGCGTTTATTACGTGCTTAGGAGTTCTCCTCCTCTGTTGA